In Bacteroidota bacterium, a single genomic region encodes these proteins:
- a CDS encoding PQQ-binding-like beta-propeller repeat protein — MKKKTGIRNFKITFLHVLILIILQACTTNVVELTQYRGEDRKGIFYENNLLKEWPENGPALLWEYEGIGNGYGSPIVTADKIFVTGEIDSLGYLFSFDIDGKLLWKKEYAKEWMVNYVGSASTPTIVGNLIYLCSRYGKIVCFEANTGSVKWETNMLENFHGKNTRFGFTQNLLVDENMVYCAPGGKDTNIVALDRFTGETLWINKGAGEIPAYCAPVIIDLATRKLLVTFMEHTLLGLDAKSGELLWTEEQDTACDIHGNSAWFENGHIYYVAGCGNRCVKLKLSADGSTIKQVWKNPEIDNIMGGFIIHEDRLIGAAHRKPKWKTIDTQTGETVDSLKFHRGVTIFADNMLYIYNEKGKMGLVKSHKDSLQLISSFKIEKGTNEHFAHPVINNKVLYVRHGNVLLAYDIGKKI, encoded by the coding sequence ATGAAAAAGAAAACAGGAATTCGAAATTTCAAAATCACATTTTTGCATGTTTTAATACTAATTATTTTGCAAGCCTGCACCACAAATGTTGTTGAGCTTACACAGTATAGAGGCGAAGACCGCAAAGGCATTTTTTACGAAAACAATTTGCTGAAAGAGTGGCCTGAAAATGGACCGGCATTGCTCTGGGAATATGAAGGAATTGGTAATGGCTATGGTTCACCAATCGTTACTGCCGACAAAATTTTCGTAACCGGCGAAATTGATAGCTTGGGTTATTTATTTTCCTTCGATATAGATGGGAAACTTCTATGGAAAAAAGAATATGCAAAAGAATGGATGGTAAATTATGTTGGCTCAGCATCTACTCCAACCATAGTAGGAAATTTAATCTACTTATGTTCAAGGTATGGTAAAATAGTTTGTTTCGAAGCTAACACAGGTTCTGTAAAGTGGGAAACCAATATGCTTGAAAACTTTCACGGAAAGAATACCAGATTTGGATTTACTCAAAATTTGCTTGTAGATGAGAATATGGTTTATTGCGCCCCCGGTGGTAAGGACACAAATATTGTTGCTTTGGACAGATTTACAGGAGAAACTTTATGGATAAATAAAGGTGCAGGCGAAATTCCTGCATATTGTGCCCCTGTAATTATTGACTTGGCTACACGAAAATTATTGGTTACATTTATGGAACATACACTCTTAGGTCTCGATGCAAAATCCGGAGAGTTGTTATGGACTGAAGAACAAGATACAGCCTGCGATATTCATGGAAACTCTGCATGGTTTGAGAATGGACATATCTACTATGTTGCCGGTTGCGGAAATAGATGTGTGAAACTAAAACTGTCGGCCGATGGTTCCACTATTAAACAAGTATGGAAAAATCCTGAAATTGATAATATTATGGGCGGTTTTATAATCCACGAAGACAGATTGATAGGTGCAGCTCATAGAAAACCCAAATGGAAAACTATTGATACTCAAACCGGTGAAACAGTAGATAGCTTGAAATTTCACAGAGGAGTAACAATTTTTGCCGATAATATGCTCTACATTTACAATGAAAAAGGAAAAATGGGACTTGTCAAATCTCATAAAGATAGCCTGCAATTGATAAGTTCATTTAAAATTGAAAAAGGAACAAACGAACATTTTGCTCATCCTGTAATAAACAACAAAGTTTTGTATGTCCGCCATGGGAATGTTTTGTTGGCTTATGATATTGGAAAGAAGATTTGA
- a CDS encoding tetratricopeptide repeat protein has product MRNILLILSGLLIFLEVNAINVDSLTSAIRNLADTTQIKILTKKSQQLLYSNPQESKEIATKLFEIATKSEDNMQKVESLILIAFCDKNLRNFEKSIITLKKALKIDIKVNPSTRKGYILNLIGVNYSLNHQIDSALYYYLESEIFLEEALKTNADNKKAKILKCILYTNIGLFYHTKVIDLEQSNAYFREVLELASEIKDTVRINAAYANLGMVFKAEKQYEKALEYYQKALKMAKLTNNMNYAAKISNNIGGLFLDQNDLKNAVIHFNNSIKTFELLKDTFSIARTYRVLGESYMKFNNFKESIKNYKIAFSFYRNKDFIKEKQKIYLNLSEVFEKTGVLDSSLHYFKKQAELEKQIEEKVNTENFNKLLVSYETEKKEREIEVLKFEKKNQNSVQNFLILSMAFLMVVLFFVIVNFWQRRKYLSQKRISAEKETENFKNRLEFRNKELTTNAIHLVNLNNLSQTIILKIKECLLHIDKTGAQKLKEIIKEIEFNIQQDAWNEFETRFEKVHNDFYVKLDKKHSGLTPTEIKTCAFLRLNMSSKEVALLTNKSVRTVEKLRANIRKKMRLNTETNLVNYLMKF; this is encoded by the coding sequence ATGAGGAATATTTTATTAATTTTATCAGGATTATTGATATTCTTAGAAGTCAATGCAATTAATGTTGATAGTTTGACATCAGCAATAAGAAACTTAGCGGACACTACGCAGATTAAAATTCTGACAAAGAAATCACAACAACTACTCTATAGCAATCCGCAAGAATCTAAAGAAATTGCAACAAAGTTATTCGAAATTGCAACAAAGTCTGAAGACAATATGCAAAAAGTAGAGTCGCTCATATTGATTGCCTTTTGCGATAAAAACCTTAGAAATTTCGAGAAGTCAATCATAACTTTAAAGAAAGCACTAAAGATTGATATAAAAGTAAATCCAAGTACAAGAAAGGGATATATTTTAAATTTGATTGGAGTGAATTATTCTTTAAATCATCAGATTGACAGTGCATTGTATTATTATCTTGAGTCAGAAATTTTTTTAGAAGAAGCTTTAAAAACAAATGCCGACAATAAGAAAGCTAAAATCCTAAAATGTATTTTATATACAAACATTGGTTTATTCTATCATACAAAAGTAATTGACCTTGAACAATCTAATGCATATTTCAGAGAAGTACTGGAATTGGCAAGCGAAATAAAAGATACTGTAAGGATAAATGCAGCATATGCCAATTTGGGTATGGTTTTTAAAGCAGAAAAACAATATGAAAAAGCGTTGGAATATTATCAGAAAGCCTTAAAAATGGCAAAGCTGACAAATAATATGAATTATGCAGCAAAAATATCGAACAATATTGGAGGATTATTTTTAGACCAAAACGATCTGAAAAATGCAGTTATCCATTTCAATAATTCTATAAAAACTTTTGAATTACTCAAAGATACTTTCAGCATTGCAAGAACCTATCGTGTTCTTGGAGAAAGCTACATGAAATTCAATAATTTCAAGGAGTCAATCAAAAACTACAAGATTGCTTTCTCTTTTTATAGAAACAAGGATTTTATAAAAGAAAAACAGAAAATTTACCTGAATCTTTCTGAAGTATTTGAAAAAACCGGAGTACTTGATTCTTCTTTGCATTATTTTAAAAAACAAGCCGAATTGGAAAAGCAAATTGAAGAAAAAGTTAATACCGAAAATTTCAATAAACTACTGGTAAGCTACGAAACAGAAAAAAAAGAAAGAGAAATCGAAGTCTTGAAGTTCGAAAAGAAAAATCAGAATTCTGTACAGAATTTCCTTATTCTATCAATGGCTTTCCTGATGGTGGTGCTATTTTTTGTGATTGTAAATTTTTGGCAAAGACGGAAATATCTAAGCCAGAAAAGAATATCTGCCGAAAAAGAAACCGAAAACTTTAAAAACAGGCTCGAATTTCGAAACAAAGAGCTTACAACTAATGCAATCCATTTGGTGAACCTAAACAATTTGTCTCAAACAATTATTTTAAAAATTAAAGAATGCCTGCTACATATCGATAAAACCGGCGCGCAAAAATTAAAAGAAATAATCAAAGAGATAGAATTTAATATACAACAGGATGCTTGGAACGAATTTGAAACCCGTTTCGAAAAAGTTCACAACGATTTTTATGTTAAGCTCGACAAAAAACATTCCGGACTTACTCCCACAGAAATAAAAACTTGCGCTTTCCTTCGCCTAAACATGTCGAGCAAAGAAGTCGCATTACTAACGAACAAAAGTGTACGCACTGTTGAAAAACTTAGAGCAAACATTCGCAAAAAAATGAGGCTCAACACTGAAACTAACCTTGTGAATTACTTGATGAAATTTTAG